From the genome of Marixanthomonas ophiurae, one region includes:
- a CDS encoding C40 family peptidase, whose product MKKLILLSFLAIAMVSCGSSRNVTKQKNIIGATTHTNKTVTPKKVNKIISYAKTFEGTRYKFGGTTKRGMDCSGLVYTSFKKEQIALPRVSRDMAKQGKRISLRNAEEGDLLFFQTNKSRRVINHVGLVVESRRGIVKFIHSTTSRGVIVSSLDENYWNNAFVEVRRII is encoded by the coding sequence ATGAAAAAATTAATTCTTCTTTCATTCCTTGCTATTGCAATGGTATCCTGCGGAAGTTCTCGAAATGTAACAAAGCAAAAAAATATAATTGGTGCTACTACTCACACTAATAAAACGGTAACTCCTAAAAAGGTAAATAAAATTATATCCTATGCCAAAACGTTTGAGGGGACACGTTATAAGTTTGGTGGTACTACAAAAAGGGGAATGGACTGTTCTGGTTTAGTATATACGTCCTTTAAAAAAGAACAAATTGCATTGCCGCGAGTATCTCGGGATATGGCCAAACAAGGGAAACGAATTTCGCTGCGGAATGCTGAGGAGGGAGATTTGTTATTTTTTCAAACAAATAAAAGTCGCAGAGTTATCAATCATGTAGGCCTTGTAGTAGAATCAAGGAGGGGGATTGTAAAATTCATCCATTCTACAACTTCCAGAGGAGTGATAGTTTCTTCTCTCGATGAAAATTATTGGAACAATGCCTTTGTAGAGGTGCGACGGATAATTTAA
- a CDS encoding LytR/AlgR family response regulator transcription factor, giving the protein MKALVIDDEELARKRVLSLLSKVPEIEVSGECSNGKSAISEINKLNPDLVFLDINMKDMNGF; this is encoded by the coding sequence ATGAAAGCACTGGTTATAGACGATGAAGAACTTGCCCGAAAAAGGGTGTTGTCTCTACTGAGCAAGGTGCCAGAAATAGAGGTTAGTGGGGAATGTTCTAATGGTAAATCGGCTATTTCAGAAATAAACAAGCTGAACCCCGATCTTGTTTTTTTAGATATAAATATGAAAGACATGAATGGTTTTTAA
- a CDS encoding LytR/AlgR family response regulator transcription factor, with translation MLQKISGTSKPIVIFVTAYDNYALKAFDVDAFDFLLKPFKDERFFRTIDKVLKISKSEANSYFEKRIIELFNLYKLKSEKGNSQFKLPVKQGNKTVLLNPENIFYIKASGCYSEIFTEDKKYVLRDSLTNLCDLLDNDLFVRVHRSSIVNITHVKEIVHSDFSEIDARMSNEKLVHISKSHKKEFLKKIGI, from the coding sequence GTGCTTCAGAAAATAAGTGGAACTTCAAAACCCATTGTCATATTCGTCACGGCCTATGACAATTATGCTTTAAAAGCATTCGATGTTGATGCGTTCGATTTTTTATTGAAACCCTTTAAAGATGAGCGTTTTTTCAGAACCATAGATAAGGTATTGAAAATTTCAAAAAGTGAAGCTAACTCCTATTTTGAAAAGCGGATTATAGAACTATTTAATCTGTACAAACTAAAATCTGAAAAAGGGAACAGCCAATTTAAATTGCCAGTTAAGCAAGGCAATAAAACGGTGCTTTTAAACCCTGAAAATATCTTCTATATAAAAGCATCGGGATGTTATTCTGAAATTTTTACAGAAGACAAAAAGTATGTGCTTCGGGATTCATTAACAAATCTTTGCGACCTTTTAGACAATGATTTATTTGTGCGAGTTCATAGATCAAGTATAGTAAACATTACCCATGTAAAGGAGATTGTACATTCAGACTTTTCTGAAATTGATGCACGAATGTCCAATGAAAAATTAGTACACATTAGCAAATCTCATAAAAAGGAATTTCTCAAAAAAATAGGCATATAA